The following are from one region of the Halobellus limi genome:
- a CDS encoding carbohydrate kinase family protein: MSVTHPDVTTEAAVRACQRQLPASVDGGDVVFGFDGMIDAVQEMVDTRHGPESYTPIRTLDSLADRFRDSADENSSLAVEWVRNGTRTGGHTSHLARFFGGIGYDPAMIGTFGRPIRDVFAEEFGAYEMASLGEPGETHAVEFDDGKCMFIEPGSYLRFDWETVVETIPLDELAAHVDGTELLGIGYWTVMPRLPSVLSGLREDLWPRLSDPPERILFDPGDIRQLTAEQVERGIGPLEGLAAVADFTLSANRVETLALADRLTTAEPDRSFAEAAAVVYDNLDVTRFVGHNVDFSLALSEAGTARVDVPKVPDPALTTSAGDHFNAGFALGLLYGLDDGAALTLGNAVANRFVRTGSPPSFEEITATVNEYDDLLSD; the protein is encoded by the coding sequence ATGTCAGTCACGCACCCGGACGTCACCACGGAGGCGGCGGTCCGCGCCTGCCAGCGACAGCTGCCGGCGTCCGTCGACGGCGGCGACGTCGTCTTCGGGTTCGACGGAATGATCGACGCCGTCCAGGAGATGGTCGACACCCGCCACGGCCCGGAGTCGTACACGCCGATCCGGACGCTGGACTCGCTCGCGGATCGCTTCCGGGACTCGGCCGACGAGAACAGTTCGCTCGCGGTCGAGTGGGTCCGAAACGGGACCCGAACGGGCGGTCACACGTCTCATCTCGCCCGATTCTTCGGCGGGATCGGCTACGATCCGGCGATGATCGGTACCTTCGGGCGACCGATCAGAGACGTCTTCGCGGAGGAGTTCGGCGCCTACGAGATGGCCTCGCTCGGCGAACCCGGCGAGACCCACGCCGTCGAGTTCGACGACGGGAAGTGTATGTTCATCGAACCGGGCAGCTACCTGCGATTCGACTGGGAGACCGTCGTCGAGACGATTCCGCTGGACGAGCTCGCGGCGCACGTCGACGGTACAGAACTCCTCGGGATCGGCTACTGGACGGTGATGCCCCGGCTCCCGTCGGTCCTCTCGGGGCTCCGCGAGGACCTCTGGCCGAGGCTCTCGGACCCCCCCGAACGAATCCTCTTCGACCCCGGCGACATCCGGCAGCTGACCGCCGAACAGGTCGAGCGCGGGATCGGGCCGCTCGAGGGACTCGCGGCGGTCGCGGACTTCACGCTGAGCGCGAACCGCGTCGAGACGCTCGCGCTGGCGGATCGGTTGACGACGGCGGAGCCGGACCGCTCGTTCGCCGAGGCCGCGGCCGTCGTGTACGACAACCTGGACGTGACGCGCTTCGTCGGCCACAACGTGGACTTCTCACTCGCGCTCTCGGAGGCCGGCACGGCCCGCGTCGACGTTCCGAAGGTGCCCGATCCGGCGCTCACGACCAGCGCGGGCGATCACTTCAACGCGGGCTTCGCGCTCGGGCTCCTCTACGGGCTCGACGACGGGGCCGCTCTGACGCTCGGGAACGCCGTCGCGAACCGGTTCGTCCGGACCGGATCGCCGCCGTCTTTCGAGGAGATCACCGCGACCGTGAACGAGTACGACGACCTGCTCTCGGACTGA
- a CDS encoding alcohol dehydrogenase catalytic domain-containing protein, which produces MRAAVITDRDEVSVEERERPAAGPDEAVVRVGACGVCMTDYHLYRGTFPAEFPLVPGHESAGEVVEVGEGVTGVEAGDRVAVYPGRPCGDCRFCDTGRQNLCEDLVAIGGAGDEILDGAFAEYVRVPAASLEPIGDLSYEKATFAEPLGCCIRGVDQADIETGDTVVIVGAGPIGLLLLQAFRASGAGTTVVSEPVDHRRETAADLGADHVVDPTATPLPERVGDLVDRVDVAVEAVGLPDTIETAHSITSAGGTTLVFGVPPQNETIEIDPFDVYYRELELVGTFALTPNTFSRAVTFLRGGRVEVDPLVTGRFDLSGLETAFDRMADSEGLKKIVSPGR; this is translated from the coding sequence ATGAGAGCGGCCGTCATCACCGACCGCGACGAGGTCTCGGTCGAGGAGCGCGAGCGACCCGCGGCCGGCCCCGACGAGGCGGTGGTCCGGGTCGGCGCCTGCGGCGTCTGTATGACCGACTACCACCTGTATCGGGGGACGTTCCCCGCCGAGTTCCCGCTCGTCCCCGGCCACGAGAGCGCCGGCGAGGTCGTCGAGGTCGGCGAGGGGGTCACCGGCGTCGAGGCGGGCGACCGGGTCGCCGTCTATCCCGGACGCCCCTGCGGCGACTGTCGGTTCTGCGATACGGGCCGGCAGAACCTCTGTGAGGACCTCGTCGCCATCGGCGGCGCCGGCGACGAGATCCTCGACGGGGCGTTCGCCGAGTACGTCCGCGTTCCGGCGGCCAGCCTCGAACCGATCGGCGACCTCTCCTACGAGAAGGCGACCTTCGCGGAACCGCTCGGGTGTTGCATCCGCGGGGTGGATCAGGCCGACATCGAGACCGGCGACACCGTCGTCATCGTCGGCGCGGGCCCGATCGGCCTCCTGTTGCTGCAGGCCTTCCGCGCCAGCGGCGCGGGCACGACCGTCGTCTCCGAACCGGTCGATCATCGGCGGGAGACGGCGGCCGACCTCGGCGCGGACCACGTCGTCGACCCCACCGCGACGCCCCTCCCGGAGCGGGTCGGGGATCTCGTCGATCGGGTCGACGTGGCGGTCGAGGCCGTCGGACTCCCCGACACCATCGAGACGGCGCACTCGATCACCTCCGCCGGCGGCACGACGCTCGTCTTCGGCGTGCCACCGCAGAACGAGACGATCGAGATCGACCCGTTCGACGTGTACTACCGGGAACTCGAACTGGTCGGCACGTTCGCGCTCACGCCGAACACGTTCTCCCGGGCGGTGACGTTCCTGCGGGGCGGCCGCGTCGAGGTCGACCCGCTCGTCACCGGCAGGTTCGACCTCTCCGGACTGGAGACCGCATTCGACCGGATGGCCGACAGCGAGGGGCTGAAGAAGATCGTCTCTCCCGGCCGCTGA